The sequence below is a genomic window from Glycine max cultivar Williams 82 chromosome 20, Glycine_max_v4.0, whole genome shotgun sequence.
GTCGTTTCTCagtttaatgataaatttaatttaatatcaaaatGAGAAAACTTTGCATGGTCTGTAGGTTTTGCTTTTATCTATATGGAAGACGAGAGAGATGCTGAGGCTGCTATTCGTGCTCTTGATCGAGTAGAATTTGGTCGGAAGGGACGCAGACTCCGTGTGGAATGGACAAAGGTAACACATCATTAGTCTTTTTCTATTAGAATGTTGTTTTCATCCATTATGTTTTCTTCATCATTACACATTTACATATACTTTGTTGCAGCATGAACGTGGTGTTAGAAAGCCTGCTAGTTCAAGAAGATCTTCAGCTAATGGGAGGCCATCAAAGACCttgtttgtaattaattttgatacataCCATACCAGAACAAGGGACTTGGAGAGGCACTTTGAACCATATGGAAAGATAGTTAGTGTGAGGATCAGAAGGAATTTTGCTTTTGTTCAATATGAATCAGAGGATGATGCTAGCAGAGCACTGGAAGCTACAAATATGAGGTGAGTTAATGTATTTGGATATTTGTTTCAAACAGTTAAGCatttctgtttcatgtttctttcaaatctgtCATTGGCCACTAGTCATTGTATGACCAATTGACCATTGTTAGCAGATTTGGGTTTTTTGGCTTGGTCTTTCTGTATACCTGTGTCCTTTAGCCAGTTAGTTTTATGGCcaaatgatattttatcatGTTAATTTTAAGTTCTAGTCAGTTTTACCTTCcggtatattttattattggctTACCACTGTTATGAtaacactttttctttttcttccaacAGCAAGTTACTGGATCGAGTTATTTCTGTTGAATTTGCTGTTAAAGATGATGATGATAGGAGAAATGGATATAGCCCTGAGAGAGGCCGTGATCGTCACCGTGATAGAAGCCGTGATGGAAGGCGATCTCCTAGTCCTTATCGTAGAGAAAGGGGTAGTCCTGATTATGGCCGTGGGCCCAGTCCATATCAGAGAGAGAGGGGCAGCCCTGACTATGGCCGTGACCGTGACCGTAGCCGTAGCAGAAGCCCCCCTAGGAGGGAGAGAGCTAGCCCTGCTTATGGGCGTAGAAGCCTTAGTCCACATAGAAGAGAAAGGGAGGGTTCTGAACCTGTTCGTGACTCCAGCCGCAGTCCTTATCACAAAGAGCGAGGGAGAACTGACCATGGTATTTCTCCTTCTCAGAGTCCAGAAGGAAGAGGGAAGAAAAGCCCCCAAAATGGTCATGGTTCTAGCCGTAGTCCTCATGATACTGGGAAGACTAGCCCTGAAAATGGACTTGGCTCCGGAAGTCCTGATGAAAAAGGGAATCCCAGCCCTTACAATGGTTATGGAGGGAGCCCAAATAATATGCCTGATCCCAGGGACAGTCCCAACTATGGCGGTCCTGAAAGTCCCATGCATGAAAGATACCGCAGGTTTGCAAACATCTAACTATTTCTTAGAGTTTGTTATTCCTGTTTATTTTCTTCAGCCTTCTGTAATCTTCATTGTTTTAATTGTGTTCATTTTTGATAATGTAGCCAGTCACCCCCTGCAGAAGAATGATTGCAGTCTTTGATGAAGAAGCCGGAAGGGCCAACTGATTGTAGTTCTGTTTCATGGCTGGactaaaaatttcatttaagcAATTTATTTTAGTGTAGTAGTGATAAAGCTCTGAAACTTGTGTTGCGACGACTTAGTCCTTTATTTGTTTAGTTAGTTTCATATTTCTTTGTCAGCTTAGTATTGTAGAATCTTTGTTTACAGTAAAGAAAGATGGTACTATATCTTTTGATTAATATTGGCGAACTTATAGATGTTGGCAATGTCGCTAAAATCCTCGGGTGCCCTTGAACCATTCCAACATAATTGGCCGCCATTTTATTGCAAGACGGTTGCTGAATTTGAGGTTGGACAAACTCGCTTATCATCCTAAAAACCACTTACTCTGTGGAACGGGATTTTAGAAATAAGTAGAACCGTAAGACCTAAAAGCAATTCTAACAATATAGTTATTTTGGCTAATGGAGAAATTCTGATAATTCAAGGCAATTGTTTTGTTATATTCTTGATCATGTATTAGCTCCAAAGGCTAGGTGAGGGATGAGAATCGTGGTCCTAGGTTAAAGAAAAACCATATTGgattaaaagtgagaaaagTCACACTTATCATGTCTCTAAGGCTGTGTTCGTCTGGTGtaaaagaaaaggagagaaaatatgagaaatgaaaataaatgaaaagagaagaaagacagATGAAAGAGAGTAGAATGTAAGATTATTTGTAAAAGTGAAAGAAGGGTGAAATGAGAGGGAAGATTTGAGCTAAATTGATATAAtaggtaataatttttttttaaatcaagcaTTTGTCAAATTCCAATTTTACccgtgtttttatttttgataaaaaacaCATCTTATTCTCAGTGAAAGTAGGCATGCTATCATTAgtttaatgtaaatttaaatatattgattaTATGTAAAGCATTCATTCGAAATGTAACTTGcgtttttcatataaaaaaccttattttcctaattatttatttttcatatgataatatacactttttcctttaaatcttatttattatatatactcCCTCGGATCTTATATATTGGTCACTTTCAACCAAATCATCAAGATCAAAGAAGAGAAGTTAAGTCATTAAATATATCCGAAAATAAGTTTTCAATTATACCCTAATATAATTACACATTCAACTAATtacactaataattaattaaatccttAGCCTAAATTATCATCTcacattctctctctttcacGTCATTATTAATATTCACCCATTACTTACTATCTCCATCAATGGATATGGACTAATAGTAATCTTCAATCTCAATATTTTTCTTCGCTAATAATGAAGTGTTGAAAATAGTATAAAGGATAGAATTCgaaaatcattattaataggttagttaGTAACTTATAAATAGGATCATATATCCATTTTAGAATATGACCAATATATAGAACCGGAGGGAGTATAATCTATTTTTTCTATGCATAAATTCACTCATTGTAATGACATATTCGATTCATTTGTTGCATATTCAAATATTTGCGTGATAATTAACATATTTGAATATGAGATGcacatatttgatttgattaaaaatgtGGCTCTTCTCCTAAGCTTGTCTTACGAGTAAGGGTTAATTTCGGTAAGAAGTAATACGGTGTAGTTTTTTTTCGCATCTCATCTCAGTTTTGAGAAGAAAGTTGTAAGTGTGAATTTCATCCAATTCGTACTAATTTCACTGTTCATTTCATCTCTACCGAAcaagtaaaattatttctttcttcccttttatttcgcatttacacttttgcttcttttctttcataTGTTGAAAGCGTTCATCCTACCTAGTACGAAGAGACTTTGGTTCATGAAAGTCTTGTCACGATCCTGGTTCAAGGGTTACTAACATGATCAAAAGTTTTTGGTCTAAACTTTATTCATTActgtaaaatgaaaaaagataggCAAATACTCAAACAGTGTTTATACTTCTATCAGCCATtcctttaaatatattatttgattatttcaaCTAGTGATCCCTTTATTATTTCAGGTGTTGGGTGAGAATATGATACACGTACACCCGTACGTGTATCACTGCTCTTGTAAAATACAACAATATTTGGTCTCTTCACTCCTTCAATTCATCGAGGCTTTCTCTCTTCcctcaaacatcaaacatcaaacatcaaacatcaaacatcaaacgTTTCCAACCAACTCAGCAAACACATTTGCTTTAGATCAAATTGTTTTCGGCTACATCATCAAAATACTTAAGAGACCTATATATACTCATTAAAAATACgaatttagaaactaaaattttcatattcactcctagaaaattaaaattagttacaGAACAATATATgtgtaattctaaaaaaaatgttattgaaaTTTGGTGACTAATGAAATATTagtaaggaaaaaatatttttctatcagttttaaaCTGTATTGGTCAATATtgcaatttcattatttttttaatagtgattGTTGTCAGTGATTATATCATTGAAATACTGACAGTGACAGAGAAGTAACAATAATTAAAGACCTATATTCATCAAAAATAcagttttaaaaactaaaacttgCATTTTCTTCGTCCAAATCTTTATGATTCAAAGTTTaaacattatttaatataaaaagacGGCTTCAACTAAAAATTTAGCCAGTAAAAAGTAAACCCTGATTCAAAGATCTCAccattcaatataaaaaaattataaaaaagtgcAAGAAGCCTTACTATGAATATTACAAATAgcgtgaaaaaaataatttttttgaagatgTGAGAACGTACTCTttcataaaatatgaaatattccTTCCACgtttagaaaattataatttatgtggATCCTTGTCCGTATCAATTGGACACTTCAGCACCTTGAGTGAGCGCTCACGTTTTCCTCTCTAATGACAGTCACAAAGATATTAAAAGACTTGGAAAATCTCTATTAATATgtcacaaacaaaaacaaattatacaagtCAATTTGATACTATATTCAATTTAAAAGTGTACAAgtcaatttcatttatttattgttcaTTCGTATTTAATGTGGAACTTTCTTTGTTAACATTTGTCACTCAACATCCTCTTTAGCTGTTCTATCTCCAAAAATGGCAATTGACCAACATAATTGACTTGGTTAGCTAGcatataaatatttgtattgcTTGGTGAAACTTAAACATCTTGCCATGAATCAATCGCTTCCATTTTCGGGAAAAGTGGTTATACATTTTTAAATGAACTAGCGGTACGCATGTGTGGTGATCTGAGTGGAAGAGGCTTAAACATGTATATGATCTTtgagatttttgttttagtctaTGACAATAGTCTATATTACTAAGTTAGAGGATATATAGTGTTGGAGAAGAAAGAATTAATGGTTAAATTACTAACTTTCTAATGTGATTACTATCCACATTTCAAAGTATGCAACGTTTGAAACCccgttgattttttaaaatagagtaaaatCGATTTTGTACCTATCTAACTTTTACCACTCACCGACTCCTTCATtatcaaagaaacaaaaacaaccgAATCGGTTAAATCTGCTCATGTTTGCACTTAGAACACATTGACAATGAAACTCGTCTTTTTGTTATCTTGTGCGGACAAAGAGCAAGAAGGAAAGTATTGTAGATAAAGATGCTCAAGGAGGGTGGGATTGGTTGATTCGTCTTTCAAAAGTGAGGCACAAAGCAACACAATGGTATCTCTGGATGCTTCAGATACTACATTGTGGTTGAACAAACCGTTAAGTAGCCTTGTCCTCAAGCTTTGTTCCCTGCTACGAAGCAGACAAATTTGAGTTGTCAATAAAGCAATATATTAAACCCCTAATACTGATGCACAATTCCTTATATATCAAGGGTGAACATTGACGAACTCTAATGGGCTCTTGGCTTTTGGTTTGCTTACAAAAATGTATATTACTGTCCAAGGAAAAACCTTTGTTTTGGAGCAGCACTAACCCTTAATACAACAGAAACTGCACACTCTCAATTTGGATTATCCTCCCTCTCATGTCTTTTAGCATATGCGTAAGTTAGAATTTGAACTAAAACAACAGGGTTTTACTTTGATTGGACTTGATTTTGGACCTTCCAAGAaccaaaaaaactaacaaatctCCAACATCTAAATCTTAGTCTTCCAAAGTGGATATGGCCCTCTTCACAAAGTAGACCGGTCGAGATCCTGAACGCTTCCACCCCTCCAAAAGTGCGTCAAGtgctaatttttttgtttttgaattttgttgGGTGTTCACTTATCTTTTGGTCCTTCTAGTGAAAAGTCGAAGACTAATTCCTAAGTAAACATAGactcttcttaaaaaaattcatctttTCTCAACAAATAACTGATATAAAAATTCAATACCTGACTATATActtaacaaatataattaactacaaatcATACATCATAGCGAAACATGTTCTCGGACAGATTTGACGCCCATATTCCCACCCAAAATCTCCTATAAAAGCCCCAAGACAAGCCTGTGCTCAACCCCCTCCCGTTCACCCTATAAtcctctctatctctctctttctttctcggTTCAACTTTCACGTGTTCTCTAAACCACTCTTTtcttgacacacacacacacaaaaagcaGAAAATATGTGTCATATAACTTCCCACCTCCCCTGCAAATGCAACTCAAACCCGGAGTATGTAGTTTCAATGAAACCCCCAGAGGCAGACATGATGATCACCAACCCCTTGATCCAAAAGGACATAACAGTAACACTAACAACACTCCATGAAGAAAAAAACGACCCAAGAACAATGCAAACCCATCATCATGTCTTGAAAGAACTCATTTCAATATGCAAGATAGCCTTCCCCATGATCCTCACCGGTCTCTTGCTCTACTGCCGTTCCATGATCTCCATGCTCTTCCTGGGCCGCCTCGGCGAGCTGGCCTTAGCCGGCGGCTCACTCGCCGTGGGCTTCGCCAACATCAGCGGCTACTCTATCCTCTCCGGCCTCGCCGTCGGAATGGAATCCATTTGCGGACAAGCCTACGGTGCCAAAAAGTTCTCCCTCCTCGGCCTCTGCTTACAAAGAACCATTCTCTTGCTCCTCTTCACTTGTATCCCAATCTCTCTCCTTTGGCTCTACATGAAGCATATCCTTCTATTATGTGGCCAAGACGAGGCTATCGCCACACAAGCCCAATCATATCTTCTTTATTCCATCCCTGACCTCTTAGCACAATCTTTTTTACACCCTTTAAGAATTTACCTTCGAAGCCAATCCATTACTCTGCCTCTCACTCTTTGTGCCACTTTCTCAATTCTCCTCCATATTCCTATCAACTACCTTCTCGTTTCCCACCTCAATTGGGGAATCAAAGGCGTGGCTCTCAGCGGGGTTTGGACTAACCTCAACCTCGTAGCTTCTTTGATTCTCTACATAGTCTTCTCTGGCACCCATAAGAAAACATGGGGAGGCTTTTCTTTCGAGTGTTTTACACAATGGAAATCGCTCCTCAATTTGGCTATCCCAAGCTGCATTTCCGTGTGCCTAGAATGGTGGTGGTATGAGATCATGATTTTGTTATGCGGGTTGTTGGTGAATCCTAGAGCAACCGTGGCCTCCATGGGGATTTTGATTCAAACAACTTCCTTGCTCTACATTTTCCCATCGTCAATAAGCTTCAGCGTGTCCACAAGAGTTGGCAACAAATTAGGCGCGCAAAAGCCCTCGAAGGCAAAATTTTCTTCCATAGTTGGCCTCTCTTGCAGCTTCATGTTAGGTGTTTTCGCTTTGGTTTTCACCATTCTGGTTAGGAACATTTGGGCCAACATGTTCACACAAGACAAGGAGATAATAACTTTGACCTCATTTGTGCTACCGGTTATAGGACTCTGCGAACTCGGAAACTGTCCTCAAACAACGGGGTGTGGAGTGCTGAGAGGCACAGCAAGGCCTAAAGTTGGTGCCAACATTAACTTAGGTTGTTTCTATCTTGTGGGAATGCCTGTGGCGGTTTGGCTTGGTTTTTTCGCAGGGTTTGATTTTCAAGGGTTGTGGCTTGGGTTACTTGCGGCTCAGGGGTCTTGTGCAGTGACCATGTTGGTGGTTCTGAGTCGAACGGATTGGGATGCTGAGGCTCTAAGGGCAAAGAAACTAACcagtgttgttgttgatgacaGCAAGGAGGTTGGTGCAGAGAAGCCACCGAAAGCTGAAATCAAGGAAGATTCTTTATTATCATTAGCTGATTCAGATGAAGATAAACAATCGTGGGTTTCAACTTTTTGGTAATCTCGGTTTTTGTTGGTCAGGAACAAAAACCAAAAGGGAAAAATCAAACAAgacaaagggagagagagaaatcTATCAGGAATTTTGTCTTTAGCTGTATAGGGAAGGAGAGGGTAGTGACAGAGgatgactttttcttttttatataattttagatCACATGGGTGGATCGAGGAATTTAACTACAATAATAATGTTACAAATTTTTCACGTAAATATCGTCGTTACAGTTGTTGTTGTTTCTCTTTTATTCGTCATCAGTTAATTAACTTGCACGTTATATACAACTAATATTGCTTATTTAACTCGTGGTGTTTCCTAAATGTTTTGTCTTCTTTCCTATGTTCGGGGTAATTAAAAGAAACCACAATATAGACAGCTACAAGCAGATTATATATACTTGTTGCTTAACCTCACTTGCCTACGCTGTTTAGTTTTCTATTTagcaaattacaataaaaaaataaaaacaatatttttttaaataaagccTTACTTAAAACATATGCCTTTCACTCCACAcaataagaatttatttatgTCCTTAAATTGACTTTGgagttttccatttttttattattaatttgatgaGTGCAAGCTCAATTTGCTTTCTGTATATATGTTCGGTAGCGTTGAGATCAAACTCAATTCTTTCAGAACAGTAGCAGCCACTTATTTTTAGGCATGAATCACTCATTATTGTAACCCTGTTCGACATTGGATATGAAATAGTGCATTATATTACCGATGTAAAGCAGTACAAGGTTTTGTTTAACTATTTTCAGTTTGTCACCATTCAACTACTGATGTATTAATTCTGTTATATGCTAAAAGGAAAATGAACCTTTCAATCTCTTTCTCCGTTTCACACCATTTTCACTCATGTAAATGACGTGTTTTAAAGCTATGATGTGTCGATGTGATATgtgattgaaatttgaaagaagagagattaaaaaaagCATAAAGTGAGTGTGATAATTATGAAAGAATTAGAACTCAAGCTAAAATCTTTGGTCCTATAATCACAATGCCATGAAACTTTAAGCTGCAATTGATTAGTGCATTATTACGTGTAAGAGACTATTGAGAAAACTTTGCACCCGTACACATGATTGATGACAGAAACACACAGAAAGCACACCAAAAAAGAAATGATAGACATAGAATTCACATGATTCAGTATCTCATGTATACTATCACAGAAATACTCCAACAACAAAGATTTATTATCTCAAATAAGATTACAAATTTGTaaaatcttatataaaaaagaccTTCCTAAGTTTCCATAGTTAATAGTCATGATGAATGGTAAACTGTCACTTCTCATGTTCCTCAACAAGAGACTCTTCATGTTCAAGCGATCTTGTTTCGTTGTaaattcatcactttttctATTTATTGTGTTTAATGCTTCTTTACAAGCTCCTTCCATATAATGGTAGCGTATTTTTTCCAAGAGCGAAATTAATTACTCTTCACATTTTTAAGACATGCATTTGAAAACTGACAACTCTTCTTTAAAGAACAAATAATATTAGTAATTCCAAGAATACAACACTTGCCTATGCATGAGAAGAGAAACACAACAATTCTCCTCCTTTTGTACTTATTATTGGAaatattagttgtttttttaacCAAGCAGAGATACaagtcaaataaattattacgAAATTTGGATCATTTGTGCTTTGTGCCATTTAGAATTGCACCCATAAATGTCTCATCTGCCGAATCTAGTTGCCAAAAAATAAGATGGGGGATCGTAGCAAAAGCGGAACCACACTGACAATTTAGAATGCACGATCACTCATGAGGTAGAGTTTGACCAATTGATGTAAGGATTTTCTATTTGTTCAAGGCTCACATTCCGGACGAGGATATGAAAATGACATTAAACGAAAATGACATTAAACGAAGTACAATATGATTTCAATGCTCAAGGAGAAATTTTTGTCGCCAAGTTAGCAAGTCCAAGGAGTCCCCTCTGAGTCATTTGAGAGAGAAGATTGGTTTTTTGAGTATAAAATGTGAAGAACTTCAAATTCAAACCAAAAGAGTATTCAAAGCATAAAATTGGGTTGCCACTTCCGGACGCCAGCTAGTAAAGTGACCTTTGATGACTTGGTTTTCCTATCCTCCTCCTATGGTTAGTGTGCCTTGTGTGTGTGATCtggtttattattaataaatatatagaatAAGATGGATATGATTttctgtattattattattataattattaatttatagaatAAGATGCATCAGAAAACCATGGATTATACAAGAAATGGGATTGCAAACTTTATGGAGATAGCTGTTTCAGAGAATATCGATCATACAAAAGAGTGAAAACTGCACTGCTGCATGTCAAgttgcaattttatttaatggGTCCAGCAGATTCTGATCAAAGATTAATTAAGCTAAATCAGCTGtaacattattttctttgttgctTGCATTATTAATTGACAGTTATAAGTAAGCTAAgacactttcattttttttgttggagatCTCCTGATCTACATATAGTCTTGAAATATGGGAATCAAAGTTTATCTTTCTTTCATCTGTTGCTTTCTCAAAAAGAGAATGAAGATGATTTGAAATATTGGATGATCAATTATGTTAATTCCTTTTCTACGGAGCAAATGCGAAAGGACAAGTATATGCTTTCAATATACATTGACATGTTACACGATGTAATCATTTGGTTTGGTCACTTATCCCTATTGTGACGCTTTTTGGTTCGCCAATTATTTACAAAGCATCTCAAGTACAAATAATGAACTTTTCTAGAAAATTTTCAACCATATTACAcaaaattgttgaaattttatgtttcaaataattaatgaatcttaatattaaaacaattataatagttatttattaatagtaagatttattttatgtttaagtgAGTCGGTTAgactattaatatattataaaaaagttgTAATCCTTAATATATCGAACAATCGTGTataatttatctcttctttatCTAAAGAATTACAAAgacttcattaaaaaataaataatcttccctttaaaaaaaatcataatgtaATTGTTGTTATTCGTGATGGATTATCATAAAGATCTTGtaataattgtaataaaaaaaaaactcttaaataaatatcaactaTGAATCTAACTAttgtattttatctttaataatcAAACAtgctaaaaaatttatgaattttggtGTATGTTATAGAATATGTACTAATGAATTTTTGTGTGCGCACGAAGAATAACGAATATTAAAgttattaaagattaaaatcCCAATATAATTGGCTAGAGATGATTAAGTTTGGTCAGTGTTAGTGGTAATTAACTTAAGTGACCATGTGTGataaaagatgattttttttttaactttggtgCCCCAGGTATATCCAAAGCAtctcaattataaaataatactaaaaatttaGGCAGGTTAAATGTCAATAATGTTATACGGAATTGGCTAGAGATTTAAGTTTGGTCAGTGTTAGTGGGTACTGGACCATGTGCGACAAAAGcagttattattgttatttcacCCAATTCGatcattttcatattatatgGACTTGGTCCGGCATCAAACGACAGCACTAACCTATTAATCAGAAAGTTTGAGTAACATAACACTGATAAGGTAGTGACGTGGATATTTTAGGATACCAAACTACACATCATGAAAGCAAAGTAAGAACCACGTAGAAGTActactaatatattttctaatatatctttatttagttataatttattgaaaatgtgaaattcattaaataacaaGTGAGAAgtttaaatctttttaatttaaaaaaattccataataataaaatgtgtttaaaaaaaagtatattatataaTGCGTGACACTAGTATCTCATTAGGAAGACTAAGAAACGCGcagaaataatttatatattgacTTGTTTGGGTTGcaagttaatattataaattactgGTACAGAAATCATCTGTggtgctttatatatatatatatatatatatatatatatatatatatatatatatatatatatatatatatatatatataagtcaattttatataaacctatataatatatttatcaaatttataaacGACAAAGAAATTCCGTCAAATGATTGCTTCGAACTGGAATGGTTGAAATTTTACAATTTGACTTTTAGATAGTTTGTTTTATCGTACACATCATGTTAGTCATTTGGCATGCTTGTGTTGAAATTAAAACGGCTTCTAATTGAAATTAGGATCACTGTGGCTAT
It includes:
- the LOC100781534 gene encoding serine/arginine-rich splicing factor RS40 isoform X1 is translated as MQQGKMRPIFCGNFEYDARQSELERLFRRYGKVDRVDMKSGFAFIYMEDERDAEAAIRALDRVEFGRKGRRLRVEWTKHERGVRKPASSRRSSANGRPSKTLFVINFDTYHTRTRDLERHFEPYGKIVSVRIRRNFAFVQYESEDDASRALEATNMSKLLDRVISVEFAVKDDDDRRNGYSPERGRDRHRDRSRDGRRSPSPYRRERGSPDYGRGPSPYQRERGSPDYGRDRDRSRSRSPPRRERASPAYGRRSLSPHRREREGSEPVRDSSRSPYHKERGRTDHGISPSQSPEGRGKKSPQNGHGSSRSPHDTGKTSPENGLGSGSPDEKGNPSPYNGYGGSPNNMPDPRDSPNYGGPESPMHERYRSQSPPAEE
- the LOC100781534 gene encoding serine/arginine-rich splicing factor RS40 isoform X2 — translated: MEDERDAEAAIRALDRVEFGRKGRRLRVEWTKHERGVRKPASSRRSSANGRPSKTLFVINFDTYHTRTRDLERHFEPYGKIVSVRIRRNFAFVQYESEDDASRALEATNMSKLLDRVISVEFAVKDDDDRRNGYSPERGRDRHRDRSRDGRRSPSPYRRERGSPDYGRGPSPYQRERGSPDYGRDRDRSRSRSPPRRERASPAYGRRSLSPHRREREGSEPVRDSSRSPYHKERGRTDHGISPSQSPEGRGKKSPQNGHGSSRSPHDTGKTSPENGLGSGSPDEKGNPSPYNGYGGSPNNMPDPRDSPNYGGPESPMHERYRSQSPPAEE
- the LOC100777255 gene encoding protein DETOXIFICATION 49, which gives rise to MCHITSHLPCKCNSNPEYVVSMKPPEADMMITNPLIQKDITVTLTTLHEEKNDPRTMQTHHHVLKELISICKIAFPMILTGLLLYCRSMISMLFLGRLGELALAGGSLAVGFANISGYSILSGLAVGMESICGQAYGAKKFSLLGLCLQRTILLLLFTCIPISLLWLYMKHILLLCGQDEAIATQAQSYLLYSIPDLLAQSFLHPLRIYLRSQSITLPLTLCATFSILLHIPINYLLVSHLNWGIKGVALSGVWTNLNLVASLILYIVFSGTHKKTWGGFSFECFTQWKSLLNLAIPSCISVCLEWWWYEIMILLCGLLVNPRATVASMGILIQTTSLLYIFPSSISFSVSTRVGNKLGAQKPSKAKFSSIVGLSCSFMLGVFALVFTILVRNIWANMFTQDKEIITLTSFVLPVIGLCELGNCPQTTGCGVLRGTARPKVGANINLGCFYLVGMPVAVWLGFFAGFDFQGLWLGLLAAQGSCAVTMLVVLSRTDWDAEALRAKKLTSVVVDDSKEVGAEKPPKAEIKEDSLLSLADSDEDKQSWVSTFW